The following coding sequences are from one Motacilla alba alba isolate MOTALB_02 chromosome 4, Motacilla_alba_V1.0_pri, whole genome shotgun sequence window:
- the HNRNPD gene encoding heterogeneous nuclear ribonucleoprotein D0: MSDQQFALDSAAVAAGAGDGAAEPAEQPEGQAGAGSTDGGGGGGGGVESEGAKIDASKNEEDEGKMFIGGLSWDTTKKDLKDYFSKFGEVVDCTLKLDPITGRSRGFGFVLFKESESVDKVMDQKEHKLNGKVIDPKRAKAMKTKEPVKKIFVGGLSPDTPEEKIREYFGGFGEVESIELPMDNKTNKRRGFCFITFKEEEPVKKIMEKKYHNVGLSKCEIKVAMSKEQYQQQQQWGSRGGFVGRARGRGGGPSQSWNQGYSNYWNQGYGNYGYNSQGYGGYGGYDYTGYNNYYGYGDYSNQQSGYGKVSRRGGHQNSYKPY, encoded by the exons atGTCGGATCAGCAGTTCGCTCTGGACTCGGCGGCGGTAGCGGCTGGCGCCGGGGACGGCGCGGCGGAGCCGGCGGAGCAGCCTGAGGGGCAGGCGGGGGCGGGGAGCACCGAtgggggaggcggcggcggcggcggggtcGAGTCGGAGGGAGCCAAGATCGACGCCAGCAAGAACGAGGAGGATGAGGG GAAAATGTTCATTGGTGGCCTTAGCTGGGACACAACGAAGAAGGATCTGAAGGACTACTTCTCCAAGTTCGGTGAAGTTGTGGACTGCACTCTGAAGTTGGACCCCATCACTGGGAGATCAAGAGGCTTTGGCTTTGTGCTCTTCAAAGAGTCGGAGAGCGTGGATAAG GTCATGGACCAGAAAGAACACAAGCTGAATGGAAAGGTCATTGATCCAAAAAGAGCTAAAgccatgaaaacaaaagaacctgttaaaaagatttttgttgGGGGCTTATCTCCAGACACACCTGAGGAGAAAATACGGGAATACTTTGGCGGTTTTGGTGAG GTCGAATCCATAGAGCTCCCCATGGACAACAAAACTAACAAGAGGCGTGGATTTTGCTTCATTACTTTCAAGGAGGAGGAaccagtgaagaaaataatggaaaagaaataccaCAATGTTGGACTTAGTAAA tgtgaaatAAAAGTAGCCATGTCAAAGGAGCagtaccagcagcagcagcagtgggggagTCGGGGAGGATTTGTTGGAAGAGCTCGAGGGAGAGGTGGAG GCCCCAGTCAAAGCTGGAACCAGGGATACAGCAACTACTGGAATCAGGGGTATGGGAACTATGGTTACAACAGCCAAGGCTATGGTGGTTATGGAGGATATGACTACACTGGGTACAACAACTACTATGGATATGGCGACTATAGCA ATCAGCAGAGTGGTTATGGGAAAGTATCTCGGCGAGGTGGTCATCAAAATAGCTACAAACCATACTAA